The following are encoded together in the Desulfococcus multivorans genome:
- a CDS encoding TetR/AcrR family transcriptional regulator has protein sequence MSVSSKHLPAEERRMVTVETVVKLAGEQNPSEITTAAIAKRMGLTQGALFRHFTNKDAILQAVMEWVAERLLSRLEKAVHAKSSPLAALESMFLAHVDFITEHPGIPRMLFGELQRSEETAAKRMAQTLLRRYGERLNRLFEQGKTCGELDRKLDNEAAATLFIGTIQGLVMQSLIAGDVSHMRRNAPKVFAIYQQGIRSAL, from the coding sequence ATGAGCGTGTCGAGTAAGCATCTTCCCGCCGAAGAACGGCGGATGGTAACTGTTGAGACGGTGGTCAAGCTGGCTGGAGAACAAAATCCAAGTGAAATTACCACGGCAGCCATCGCCAAACGCATGGGATTAACCCAGGGGGCTCTTTTCCGCCATTTCACCAATAAAGACGCTATCTTACAGGCTGTTATGGAATGGGTCGCCGAGCGTTTGCTGTCTCGCCTTGAAAAGGCAGTACACGCAAAGTCATCCCCTCTTGCCGCACTTGAAAGCATGTTTTTGGCGCATGTGGACTTTATAACAGAGCATCCCGGTATTCCCCGCATGTTGTTTGGCGAATTGCAACGCTCTGAAGAAACCGCGGCCAAGCGGATGGCGCAAACGCTCCTCCGCCGTTATGGGGAGCGCCTCAATCGTTTGTTTGAACAAGGAAAAACCTGCGGTGAACTTGACAGGAAACTTGATAACGAGGCTGCGGCCACGCTCTTCATCGGCACCATTCAAGGATTGGTCATGCAGTCGTTGATAGCTGGAGATGTGAGCCATATGCGCCGAAACGCACCGAAAGTCTTTGCCATCTATCAACAGGGCATCAGGAGTGCATTATGA
- a CDS encoding efflux RND transporter periplasmic adaptor subunit, with translation MKRLPFQKRTLALIAVVVPLLALFVYVALRSGPLAPVSVVLVTVEDRSISPALFGIGTIEARYTYKLGPTFAGRVKRLDVHVGERVKAGQVLGEMDPVDLDERIRAQDASLKRANAQLSEAQARKDYAQTQALRYEQLLKARSTSEEVVATKQQELLVAKAGLTAAREELSRVRAERAVIEAQRNNLSLIAPFDGLVVSRDADPGTTVVAGQAVVELIDPSTLWVNVRFDQIHARGLAAGLSAQITLRSQAGELQAGHVLRVEPLADAVTEETLAKVVFDQIPDPMPPIGELAEITINLPTLAAAPVIPNAAIHHIDGRLGVWQVINGDLRFTPVSLGIADLEGRVQVREGLKIGDQVVVYSENALNNHSRIHGVDHIQGVTQ, from the coding sequence ATGAAAAGATTGCCTTTCCAAAAACGTACACTGGCGCTGATAGCTGTAGTTGTTCCTCTGCTTGCGCTTTTTGTCTATGTGGCCTTGCGTTCGGGGCCTCTTGCTCCGGTATCAGTTGTATTGGTCACAGTCGAGGACAGGAGCATCTCACCGGCGCTATTCGGCATTGGAACCATTGAGGCTCGTTACACCTACAAGCTTGGCCCAACATTTGCCGGGCGGGTCAAACGTTTGGATGTACACGTAGGTGAGCGTGTCAAGGCGGGGCAAGTGCTTGGCGAAATGGACCCGGTGGATCTTGATGAACGTATTAGAGCTCAGGATGCCTCCCTGAAACGAGCAAACGCTCAATTAAGCGAAGCGCAGGCGCGTAAGGATTATGCGCAGACACAGGCTTTACGTTACGAGCAGTTACTTAAAGCGCGCTCCACCAGTGAGGAAGTGGTAGCCACTAAACAACAAGAACTGTTAGTGGCGAAAGCAGGACTGACTGCGGCACGAGAGGAGTTGTCTCGTGTACGTGCCGAGAGAGCGGTGATAGAGGCGCAGCGCAATAATTTGTCTCTGATTGCGCCATTTGACGGCTTGGTCGTTTCACGTGATGCCGACCCGGGAACCACCGTGGTTGCTGGTCAGGCTGTCGTGGAACTGATCGATCCGAGCACACTGTGGGTCAATGTCCGCTTTGATCAAATTCATGCGCGAGGTCTCGCCGCCGGTTTATCAGCCCAGATCACATTACGTTCTCAGGCAGGTGAACTGCAGGCTGGACATGTACTGAGAGTCGAACCATTGGCAGACGCAGTAACTGAGGAAACACTGGCCAAGGTTGTCTTCGATCAAATTCCTGATCCGATGCCACCCATCGGCGAACTGGCCGAAATCACGATTAACTTACCGACACTTGCGGCGGCACCGGTTATCCCTAATGCTGCTATCCATCACATTGATGGCAGATTGGGCGTGTGGCAGGTCATCAATGGCGATCTTCGCTTTACACCAGTTTCACTGGGGATTGCCGATTTGGAGGGCCGTGTGCAGGTACGAGAAGGGCTCAAGATTGGCGACCAAGTAGTGGTCTACAGCGAAAACGCCTTGAATAATCACAGCCGGATTCACGGCGTTGACCATATTCAGGGGGTAACGCAATGA